gttctCTGTTTCACCCTATGCCATTAAATGGGATGTTACAGCATATCCAATCAGTAGAGAAGTGACCCGTTCACATTAAAAATAtacgtttttcaaggtattttggagCAACACAATAAGAGATAGACCAGTATAATGACAGAGTGAAACATTCTAGAAAAAGTGATCTgcagggagacaagcagatagcagaccctcatcagaaaagttatacaatGTACCTTTATGCTTTtgttaaatataatattttcttttctcatACAGTATGTATTGTGGATCACATCTGATTCACTGCCCAGGCCATGTTTTCTCTGGGGTGCAACTGTAAAACATCTTGACAATCAGGAGAGAACGTGCTGGCCTGTCAATAGTGTGATTATGGTGAGAGGCAGCTGTATTGATCTGTGCTTCAAAACCAGATGTGTCTATTTTGCATTGAAGGGATGAAGATTTTTAAAATGCCTATATTGAGACATAACTTAGAAGAGGAGTTTTAGACTTGATGGACGAGCATGGATGCCTTGGTGACAAGTTTAATGATGCAGTGACTTTGGGAGAGGCTTGACTTGACAGATGCCAGTGGATTATACACAAGAGCTATtggaaaagaacaaaacagcCATGACTTTATATCACCTTCtttaattacacagacatatacacataAGCAGCCAGCCTTCATGATGCCTTCGTCTTGTTTTTACGATTCATTTTTGCTGTTTGAGGCATAAGATGAACCTGGCCCAAAGTGCTCAAGAAAGTCAGCAGTTGATTGGagattagtaaaaaaaaaagagataatTTTTAAAATTCACATGACTTTGCTATAAGTCAAGTCAATTCTAAACATGAAGGGCAGTCAAAggcaaacatttaaatattgcatttttaagCACCAATATAACTACATTTTGACCAATCTCTGCTCAACTGCTTGGACCAGGTCACCGAACTTACAGCCTTGCtactttcaaataaataatatacaaaaaaaaaggaaaaccaCTCCCTTTCAGCAAACACGGGGCTACTAAAATAGTACAAAGATATTTTTGAGAACAAGTCAAATGTTACTTAAAACTCATTTCTCTTTATATTTACATACAGAACCATATAAAACTGCAAAAGGATAGAGTTATTCAGGTGATTTTAGCAGGTGAAAACAATGACAAGTGGCTGCACCCTTCAGAATGttatttgtaataataacagcTTGTTCAACTTTTCAGCTCTTTGGTAACCATCATAACTAAAATAGACTTTCCTCTGTCATTTTAGCTTTACAGTTATACATATTTATTcccaaacaaaacatgacataatTTTGAAACAATCTTTAAAACGGTAACACAAACAAAGATAATGACAATGCACAATGCGAatctacaaacaaaacaacacaaatcatgTTTTAGAGTAAATTTGCAGTTCGGGTCAAGTCTTTGTACACTCAAACCTGGCAATTATCCCACAGAAGTACCACAGTCTGCAGAAGAGCTACCGTTCTACATTCAAATCTGCCCAGGACACGGCCTGCTACATAGCACCACTGCAAAGAttgtgtttttgattgtttaaaaaaaatggatgATTAGATGAGGATATACAGACTGTTGCCCATAAAATTGAAATAGTCTTGTTTCCTGACACATCTCCCTTTAttcctatttatatatacattaagTATCATTAACAAGAATCTTCTCAAACTGCGTTAACAGCATTGATTTTTTGTCCCAtttctctagtcctggttgtACTTTGAAATCCAAATATTTTATTAGGTAGAACTTGGTGTACGCTTGACCATCGCAGCGTTAAGATAACAAGTTGATAGTCAACAGTGTGCATGAAGCAAAACAGGACACATTATTTATcataaagataataaaaaaaacagaaaattctTGAAAAATTGCTGAACCAGTACCACTTCTGACCTCCAAATGGGACAGTGGCGTGTCTTTATTTGTGCCAGTTTTAAGGGTATATTCCAGAAGTTAATTTCTGTAAATCATGGTCCATCTAACTCCTACTTTCTTCAGATAAAGTGCTATTGGAGTCATTGAGAGCTGAAAGGCTGTCCACTGCATCATTGTACTCACTCTCCCCCCACTCTCCCTCGCGTTCACATATAACAGTCATGGGGCTGCTGAGTATCCTACTGCGGGCGTTGTACTTGCTACTGGCAGCGGAGGGCGGCGTGCGTGAACGTCCATATTTCATCCCACTAAAAGCAAAAGAGGGGGATGTgggtgaggagaggggcagagagtcATAGCGGTTCCACTCCTCCGAGGGTCTTTTACTGCGGCCGGGTGAGGCGCACGGGCTgtggggggcggaggagggtgACCCGGGGGAGGCGGGGGGGTCCAGGGCCGATTCGGAGCGCGTCCTCTGAAAGCGTGGGTCGGTGGAGCGCAGCATTTCAGCAGCGGACATCCGGAAACTGGTCTCAGAGCGGCTGCCCTTCTTCAGCAGCAGGGCTTTGAAGGTGTCGCTGCTGGTGGAGGATTTGCGCAGAGATCTCTGGATGGAGCTGGTTTGACGGGGCAGGGAGGAGCCCAGGCCAGTGGAGCTGCCTGTCGGGGTCACTGGAGGGGAGCTAGGGTGAGAACCGGGCCGCGTCCGCTCATCATCCGACACACTGCGACCCAGGACCTTCCTTTTTGACCTGTGGGAAAGAGGAAACTTTTCAGACTGGTGCATCTTTAGAATTACATAAATGTCAAAGTTGTTGAGTAAACCTTAAATGCGGTTTTGTTCATGCTttgtaataactacactttgATTAGCTTTACTAAAGTGTTACCAAAGACAGATATTTGTTgttggtattttaataaaagcTTGGACTTATGATGGAATTACATATTGTGTACCTGAAAACACATCATAACACCATATGTCAGTGTGCATATGGTATTGATCAGAGTCGGGGAGAAAACACTCCCTGTTAAATGCAACACCTTTTCCTATTCAAAATATAtcatatttaatatatattattaatcACAagggcaacagtcctaatttctgATCATAATGAAACCCATTGATATTAGAGATCAAGGATTACTTGAATCGTACTTTTTCTGCTTTGGTATTCTTGGCACCCCTGATATTGCAGAAGAGGAAATAGAAAAGTGGATCTGGGTTAATCAAGATGTCACAGGGGATTGTTAACTTCATCTAGCCACAGTATTATTATCTATTGAGAGTGCAGCTCAGAAACAACCAATTTAAATTCAACTTAAGCCTACAGGATATGTCTTTCTACAACTCATTAACTGGTCTCTTAACGCTACTGCATAGTTCCTCTGAGGATACAAACACTCCAAATCTTTGTCCCAAATTTGCCATATGTTTGTGACGCCCCCAGCAATCGCTCCACGGAATCAGTAATAAACAAAAGAGGAGTCGACAATGACATAGGAATAATTATAAGAGGGGCTTAAAAAGTTGAATAATTTTGCATTCTCAATTGAGTGAAGGAAAACTGTCGATGCTGCTACTCTGTAAAAAAGCTAAGACTAAGGGACAATGAAATtaatcagaaaaaaactatatggGAATTGTGCCCAAAGCGATTTTAATCACAAGATGACATTTCTGCCATTCTCAGCAGGAGTTTGTAGTTGGTGTTACCGCAGCCTATATAACAACCATAAAGAAATAACAAAGCAAGGCAATTCTCTGCGAAAGCTATGGTACCCACTACTTACTATTTAAAATGCATAGGTAGCAGCATTGCAAAGTAACAAAGCTATTTATGGGATAGTGCCTTTTATTTTGCCACTTTGAACCACTTGGTATGCACCCCCTTTATGCCCTTAAAAAGACGataaaaagcatgaaaactCTGATCACTGATAAGAAAGAGGTTTGATCACAGAATTAAAAAGGTCTCCAGGCAAGGTGAGACATAATGCCTAATCCTGCAGATTGGATCTAGTGAGAGAAATTGTACAGAAAAACCTGTGGAGGGTGCTgaaggtcagagagagagagactgtgtAGTGATACGAGGTGTGCGCTGTTTTTTAAAGACTCAAACTGTTGCCCTAAATTCAACCTCTCAGAGTAGCAATTGTCTTTTATGGGCATGCCACATCACAGCGTTACATAAGAGATACTTCAACACATTCATGCATGCATATATTAAGACACCTGAATGCAGTGAAGCGCAATGTAATGCTATATTCAGTACTATACCAAACCAGTGACTGAATGGACCAAGAAAAAGACGTGAGAAATTTTTGTAATTGTTCTAAGAGACAGTACAACAGAGCATAATTAAGGAAATGAAAATGTATCATGAATGTAGCCTAATTCATTAGTTAATTCCTTGATTTAGATAAATTCTGAgactggattagacctggtttacacatCTAAAACTGATCAAATCTAGACTCCATCATTTCTTTATTAagaattacatacatttttaaaaggcatCTTAACCTTACTATCCAAATATCgtcataataaataatgaaacaaatcatCATAATAAAGATACTGATTTTAATAACAAGTTGCAAAAAATGTATCACCAATCTACTGCTTAGAGACCCTCCTTGAAATTCCCATAAAGAATGTGTGCAAGAAATGTTGGTCAATAACCTAAAAGATGTCGTTACTATCCAAATAGCATCACTGAAAAACAGAGATAATATTGATTTTAATAGCATGTTGCAAAAAATCATTAGTGTTTGAACGGCTTAGGGACCTAGTACAGTCCTTGAAATTCCCATAATTAATGTGGGTAAGAAACATCGGTGAATAACTCAACATTACATAACAAACGTCTTGAAAGTGCGGTCAATAAAGCGAGTGTTGCCAGAGGAAGTAAAATCCCATGAAATGAAATCCTGCGATGGCTAAAAGGACTCTTGACTGCTGTGCCACGTGACCGTGAAACACAAACTGGTGTGGGCTGCATGAGAAATTTATGTCTCCTCCTGCTTTGAAGAGCGCACGTATGCAATATATGTCAGACTTGAGTGCACTAGAGCAGATAGACGTTCACTCTCTCTGGTGGCCTCTAACCTAGATTAGTACCTCAGGGTGTTGAGTAGTTTAAATATGGATGAAGTAACAGCCTTTTAAGTCAAAATGAGCATCGCTAATTTGACTATACAcgagacacaaaaataaacagtggAGATATGTGGATGTTGGTGTACAAACAATTTATCCATGGACCACATATAGCAGCTAAATGTAATGCATACTCTGATATGTGAGTTGACAATAGGTAAAGTTATGACAGCAGGGCAGATGATGAAGCATAGGGGGGATGGAAATGGAAACAGAGAAATCATGTCCTGAAGGGTGATGTGGGGGGAAGGAGCGGTCAAGTTCAGGGttacgagagagagagaaaaatgagaTGAGATGCTGACAGAGATAcagtgagaggagagatagagaacaCATGGTAGCATACAGGAGTGCAGGAGTGGACATGGTTTGGACTTGACAAGAGTGAGTTTACCCACCTGTGAATGACCGCAAAGAGGTCATCGGTGGTTCTAGGACGGGAGGGAGTAGGGGTCACCATGCTCTCCCGGGACGCCCCGTTGGACCGGACCGGCGACGAGTCTGCCGTGCTGCTGGAATCGAATACCTCACCTGAGAAGAAATGACATTGTTACAGATATagatctctctctttcatcctgTGTCTAAAATCAGAGGGATAGTTTTTACATCTTTGTCTGTTTGGATGTCCCCGTGAGTGTATTCGTTCTTCTAGAGTTTTTAGCCGctttcctcctccccgcctCTTCTCAACCTTCGCGCTCACGTCTACAATTCGACTGCCTCAGCTGCTGCGGGCATCCTCCCCTACATCCTACTTACTCCCCTCCCCTTTCTGATGCGactaagcccctccccccttGCCCTAAAACTCACATCTCCCCCTGGGATGGACAGCCGCGTACCCCTCCCTTACCTTATAGTGAGTTAGACTGAAGATTAACAGCAAAgatgagaggaaaaaaaaacatatttgaaaataaggatggattgcTCCAGGGGGTGAGATAGACAGAGGGCTGgattgaataaaaaaagaaaactgagcAATGCAGGGGAAAATGGGATCGTAGCCATAAGAGCGGCACAGAACACAAAGTGAAAAGgatgagaaaagagaggagatcCAAGAGGCTGCGGCACTGCTGTCCCACTGATAAGCTGTGccattttcacagttttaaacCTTTTGAGcatgtgtttttcaagtttgGACGGTTGACAAGTGTCCAGTGGATAATTGACAACCAATATGGGAAATGTGCCAAAGTTTGATATTGATTTAGGTAGTTTTTTAAGGAGAAGGCATTGGGCTAGGAAGAAAAGTAAGGCATAAGGGTACGAATGAGAATTGTGATTTGAGATTTAGTGAATTGACCCATGATTTCATATTTGAAGTGTCAAGTAACATGATTCATTTTGGTGTTGGGGTATAGCTTCAAAATGAGAAAGTTTAGGTAGATACTTCAGCACCCCATCTGAGTCAATGGCATAGCTCTGtagctttgtcaaaaaataaataaataaacaggaatAAATTCTATCTTGCAGTATAGGATATTTTGTCTAcaataattgaattgaaaaaaaaaggctCATCACTCACCTGCATCATCCTCTTTGGAGCTGACAGATCCACTTGTGCTGCTCGTTccatctccttcctcctcttcctcctcttcatcatgtCCATTGGTACACACACTTAATTCCGGGCTGACTGGAGCAGACATGTTGGAGTCTTCTTCTTGTGGGTCTGTCAGTGTTTCACTGCTTTCTGTTAAAGGCTCAGAGCTCTCTGAAGTTTCCCCATCTTGCTGCAGCCCATTTTTCAATTCATCTTCTTTTGTGAGTGAATCTACCTGATCTTCTGTAGGCAAGTGTCCATTTTCTTCTTGATTTTGACACTGCTCTATAAGAGGCTGGGGTTTAACTGATGGTATGAAGGGCTTTTGGGGCTTTTTGGAGACAGCTGGAGGCTGTTTGACAGGAGAGGTCTGTGGGGAGATTTGCATTGCATCATGGTTGTTGTAGTTTTCTTTGCCATTCACATGTTGGTACTCATTGATGAAACTGGAGTCTAGAGATAACTCCTCTAAAAGCTTCGAGACAGGAGATGGGGAAGACTGCCGGGACACATCTTCAATGCAGTCATTTTGAGTGTCATTCTGCAGGCTGGAGTCAAAGGTTTGAGGTTTTGTGTCATTGTTGAGGTCTAAGTCTGTGTTGCTGTCAATTTCCTTATCGGGACGTTTTACTGACCGAAGCTGGACACTCTGCAGGGCGAATGGCGTGATAAGGGGCTTGGGTGAAGGCATGGCATTATCGGACAGGGCCTCTTTGGGGGGCTGCTGCTTTGGTGTTTTGACAACAGATGGAGGGGAAGATGATGCGACAAGAGGAGGCAGTGGTGGTGgcagaggggggcccatgttgGGGTATGggggtgggggaggaggaggactgaagCTGCCATTGAAGGATGAGCTGGGGGGGATTAGTGCATTaggggatggaggaggaggaaactcAGGGGAAGTGGAACAGGGAGGGAGCGGGCTTAGTGCCTGGGCTGGTGGAGTGCATGGtagtggtggaggtggtggaggagcaggaggggaagcagggggcagaggggcaggGAAGGGGGGTGGGGGGCTCAGAGGGGTagtgggagcagaggaggagaagacaggcagaggaggtggtggaggaggaggtgggtttTTGAGAGAGTCTGATGTGTTTGAGGACAGAGAAGTGGATGAAGAGGACATTGACacagaggagatgagggaggacTTTCTCTCTGGGACTTTGGGTTTGGGGCGACTCCCTGAAGGAGACATGGAGCGGACGAATGAGGGCACTGGTGTCCCGGCGGTGGGTGTGTTGGACTGGCTGGAGTAGCCACTAGAGGGAGAGGTGAGTCTATGTACTCTGTCTGGTGAGGTTTTTGGCTTCACTGCCCCTTCCTGCTGAACTGTAGGAGACTGGACATTGTTACTGTCCCCATTGTTTTGGAGATCTccagaggtcactcctgttGAGACGGTTTCAGTGGAGGTGGCAGCAGGAGACTGTGCCCTCTGGTCGGCTTGGCCTCGAGGATAGTCCATGTAGTAGCCCCAGGACTCTGCGTAGTCCGAGCGCAGGCTGCTGGTCTCACTCTGAGCAGGAGTTACTTGGCAAAGCGAGTACATGTTTGATACTACACCAGAGTGCACTCCCAACGATGCTGCTGAGCTGCCTGCACTGATGCTACTGTGACTGCGCGGCCGCAGCACCCACGGGTCATCATAGTCACTGCTCGGGCTGTGGGAGGGTGAAGAAGGTGATGCTCCTTTTCCTTTGCCTGCTCTCAGTCCCATCTGTAAGCTCTGCTGTAGGCTGGCGATGAGGCTCTCATTGAGCACAGACTCAGAGCCTCCGCTGATGGCACTCACCCCTCCCAGGGGCTTCTTCTCCCCAGGTCTGCGACGCAGAGAGTCTGTGCGGGCCGGGGGCAGAGGCGGTTTCTTAGATTTGCGCAAAGAGATGCTTCGGGACAAAGATTTATCACTGTACAAACTTGCAGAGTCCTCATGGTTGGCCAGCTCCCGGCACTCATACATGCTGTGTCTAGTGGCCCGTCCAACGGCCGCCCCATGGCCGCTGCCATGGCTTCGTGAGCGCAGGCCTGAGTCCAGGTGCATGGAAGTGAAGTAGCCATCGTTGTCCTGGGAGTAGAGTGAGCTGGAGTCTGTGGTGGTCCTGGAAGAGCGCTCCAGGCTGCTGTACAGCTGGTTTATGGGCGTGGAACAGCTGGAGGTCAGTGTACGATGTGGGACCACTACATTTTCGGGTGTGTCGTAGATCCACTGTTCCTCTGGTATACAGGATGGAGGGGTAGGGGCCAGCGTGCTGTGGCTGTGTGCGCTGCTGTCTGAGTGTCCAGACTCACTTGTGGTGGCAGTGCCTGCACTCTGAGCTTTAGTCACAGGAGTGGAAGTGGCTGGAGCAGGACAGGTGCTGCTGTAACTGAAAGGTGCAGGACTGGATGTCAGAGGATTTATGCTTGATGCCATACTGAGGGGGCGACCATTGGGTAGAACTATGGCAGTGGGTGGGCTGTGACCAGATGAATTTAATGTAATGACCTCAGTGGAGCTGGACATCGTGGCGTTTGGAATGAGAGAGGTAGAGTACGCTGCATGAGGAGACACCACACAGGCTGGACCTCCTCCCCACTCACTGACCTGGCTCCCTCTGACCTCTTGGGACTTGGGTCGGGGCAGAGTGCCAGTTCTTGGGGCATTTCTCATGTGGACCGCTGTATCATCCACCTGAAGTTTGCCTATGCGGCCCTGTGGTGTCCCATGCTCTTCTGATTTAATGGGGGTGCTGCTGTAGATGGGATCAGCACTTAGAGATACCCTGGCCCCTCGGGGCAGGCTGTGAAACCGGGACATGTCTCCATTATACTGAGGCATCATAACTATACCAGAGCTGTCTGTACTGGAGATGGATATACTTCCAGTAGAGGATGAAGCTGAAATCCCTGCCATCTGTGCAGCAATACCCTGTCCCCTTTGTGCGCGGATTCTCCTCATGGACGGGGGGACTATTTTCACCTCCTCTGTCTGAGAGCAGGAGTCTCTAGTCACTGACCTCCGGAGCATCGAGTTCATACTTCCGGTTCGCCCCAAAGTGGAATATTGTCCCGGGATGAACATAGAATGAGGTCGTGCATCTCCACAGCGTCCTGGTGGAGCtgtcaaacagtaataaaaaagcaaataagTTCACTACTTTGAAAATATTGCTTTCCTACCTCAATGACAAAACTTGAGTTAGTATGTATTCTATTCTTGATCACAAGGGAGCTACTTCATTAGTACCCCCTGCTTAGTATTTTCTGGTTTGCATCATTAGAGTGGAAAAGGCAAATCAGAAAATGCATTCTCATGATCATCAGGCTCAAAGTCTATTAGAAAAGGATAACTATCAATTTGGCCTTTAAACAGGTGCAACTGAGCAAACACAGAAATGCAAGGAGGCATGCACAAGCAGGGTCAAGTACGCAGAATGCAGACAAAAATAGAGGTGAAGACACAAACACTAAAACAtaccagaaaaacacacaaatggtCCAAAAGCTGGCTAACCGGACTCCTCCATTTGCTATAACCTTTGAATTCCCCAACatatttcctctcctcttcctctgtcctgaGCATCACACacattctctcctcttcctcgctaAAGACCAGAGTGACAGCTTGGCTCGCCTCTGCTGCTACTGCGATAGATTAAGCTGCAGGTCTAGTACTTCCCAGGCAGCATCAgagcaagaagaggagagagagggaaggatggGGACTATTACCCCAGCCCAGTAATCATGACATTCAGAGCCAGTCGTCCGCTGAGCTCACACCAGACTTAAAGCTTTTTTCTTATCAGCTTTGATCTTATCGCAGTGGACTTATGCTTTGCTTCAATAGTGGTGCCAATCTGCAGtgaaaacatgtgtaaataagCATGTGGGGTGGTCAACTCTACTGTGCTAGTTATGGAAGTTTAAGATTGGGAACTTCAGATAAAGTCTGAAGGAGCACTGAACTTGAATTTGTAGTTTAATACTATAACAGTAATATCACTTTATCAGAGGTTGCAccaaatatcacacaaaacacaacaaaccaAGCCCCACAACTAAACCAATTCCACGCCTATAGCAAGTGATCAAATAAGGATTAATTCCCCACTAACAAGGCCTACACCTGTTAAAATCAAATCTGGACTACATCGATAATAAATAGGTTTGGATTAGCACTTGCATTAGGCTGCCCCAGAAGAAAGCCACAAACCAGCGTCAGAATTTTCTTATGCAAAATGAATAGGAATGAGAAatggacagacaggacacaaaTGATTGTACTGCACACAAATAAAGCACATTAAGTATTGCCCAAGAATTTCCCAAATCAATccaaaaattgaaataaaggTATCATGGCAGAGGCACTGAAATGACCAAtacacaacaactactacagctaGAACTACAGCTACCACTACTTGCACTACAGTCTATGGACAGTGGAGGGTGCTGCACGTTACCCCACATTCACCCATACCTAAGTCCGGGTTGAAGTTGTCGGGCAGCCCTGATATAGTCTTTCTGCGTTTGACCTTCTTGGGCCTTCGGGACACTGTGTCAGTGTTAATGAGGGAGCGCCGGATGCTCGCCTGCCGGTCAAACTCTTTCCCTGGAGTTCGGGAGAGCGAGAGCAAGGCAGGTGCAGACATAGGCAAACAGTTAGTTATAGGAAAAACTTCACATGCACAACATCTTCTTGTtgttaaataaaacatgcattcaaacATTATTTTCTTGAACAGCTTTCAACGGCAGTACCAGTCTTTGCATATGGATTTGAAATATCTATCTTAAAGCCATAATGCAAACCATATTGCAAATAGGCTCATAGTAATTTTCATGACGGAATTTGaaaaccaattttttttttaaatttaaaaaaataatccatTTGCAAAGTTTGAGATTTTACTgacatttttgcttttaaaattcaGTGAGTGTAACTATCATATAAAAGTCAGTTAGTGTTTGCATATATTGAATTGAGATGTGAAAAGTGCATGTTAATAAGAATCATTAAACAGAGTTTGGGTTTTTCAAGACATGCAAGATAAGAGATTATCACCACATAGTGAGTATCTGGCCTCAGCAGTGGACTGTGTAGATGGATACAGTGTGCAGGCATCAGGGATGTAGGGAACAATCTAAGGGCAGACTGTGTCACATTGCCACTTGGTGACAGAAAACGCTCTGATCtggctctgtgtctgtgctttcctctctctcactcagtAATGCGAAGTGACAGCAGATGAAGTCAACACTGATTTGTGAGGAGAGGAAACACATTAAGGCTTCATTAGTGTCTATGGGATCATGGGTCCATGGGAAGATTGATTGTGTTACAGGCAAAATCAGATGGTTATTGTAAACTGACAATTTGGAGTCAATGTggtattagtttatttgtttataaatcATTCCTTAACAGTAGATTTTCCAAAGATGGTTTTCTATTGATATGCTTATGTTGTGTTTGTTCAAAGCAAATTCTCACACATTTCAATACCAATTGTTTGGATGTGGAAAATGcacattatataaaaaatatgcataTGA
This sequence is a window from Periophthalmus magnuspinnatus isolate fPerMag1 chromosome 24, fPerMag1.2.pri, whole genome shotgun sequence. Protein-coding genes within it:
- the nhsl1b gene encoding NHS-like protein 1 isoform X6; protein product: MVFIGTSLKSVIKYFKRKAVSNLDEESKWTVHYTAPWHQQENVFLPGSRPPCVEDLHRQAKVNLKTALRECDKLRKDGFRSSQYYSQGPTFSDPLQSGSLQDEEDEDIDKKSITSSAEDDKSQLSMRSQTPQGCGENREGSEVDGQVVWTKATPLPTPEERMRQAAQAVPTDIVPINVTGKEFDRQASIRRSLINTDTVSRRPKKVKRRKTISGLPDNFNPDLAPPGRCGDARPHSMFIPGQYSTLGRTGSMNSMLRRSVTRDSCSQTEEVKIVPPSMRRIRAQRGQGIAAQMAGISASSSTGSISISSTDSSGIVMMPQYNGDMSRFHSLPRGARVSLSADPIYSSTPIKSEEHGTPQGRIGKLQVDDTAVHMRNAPRTGTLPRPKSQEVRGSQVSEWGGGPACVVSPHAAYSTSLIPNATMSSSTEVITLNSSGHSPPTAIVLPNGRPLSMASSINPLTSSPAPFSYSSTCPAPATSTPVTKAQSAGTATTSESGHSDSSAHSHSTLAPTPPSCIPEEQWIYDTPENVVVPHRTLTSSCSTPINQLYSSLERSSRTTTDSSSLYSQDNDGYFTSMHLDSGLRSRSHGSGHGAAVGRATRHSMYECRELANHEDSASLYSDKSLSRSISLRKSKKPPLPPARTDSLRRRPGEKKPLGGVSAISGGSESVLNESLIASLQQSLQMGLRAGKGKGASPSSPSHSPSSDYDDPWVLRPRSHSSISAGSSAASLGVHSGVVSNMYSLCQVTPAQSETSSLRSDYAESWGYYMDYPRGQADQRAQSPAATSTETVSTGVTSGDLQNNGDSNNVQSPTVQQEGAVKPKTSPDRVHRLTSPSSGYSSQSNTPTAGTPVPSFVRSMSPSGSRPKPKVPERKSSLISSVSMSSSSTSLSSNTSDSLKNPPPPPPPPLPVFSSSAPTTPLSPPPPFPAPLPPASPPAPPPPPPLPCTPPAQALSPLPPCSTSPEFPPPPSPNALIPPSSSFNGSFSPPPPPPPYPNMGPPLPPPLPPLVASSSPPSVVKTPKQQPPKEALSDNAMPSPKPLITPFALQSVQLRSVKRPDKEIDSNTDLDLNNDTKPQTFDSSLQNDTQNDCIEDVSRQSSPSPVSKLLEELSLDSSFINEYQHVNGKENYNNHDAMQISPQTSPVKQPPAVSKKPQKPFIPSVKPQPLIEQCQNQEENGHLPTEDQVDSLTKEDELKNGLQQDGETSESSEPLTESSETLTDPQEEDSNMSAPVSPELSVCTNGHDEEEEEEEGDGTSSTSGSVSSKEDDAGEVFDSSSTADSSPVRSNGASRESMVTPTPSRPRTTDDLFAVIHRSKRKVLGRSVSDDERTRPGSHPSSPPVTPTGSSTGLGSSLPRQTSSIQRSLRKSSTSSDTFKALLLKKGSRSETSFRMSAAEMLRSTDPRFQRTRSESALDPPASPGSPSSAPHSPCASPGRSKRPSEEWNRYDSLPLSSPTSPSFAFSGMKYGRSRTPPSAASSKYNARSRILSSPMTVICEREGEWGESEYNDAVDSLSALNDSNSTLSEESRS
- the nhsl1b gene encoding NHS-like protein 1 isoform X7, producing MFCLKAVSNLDEESKWTVHYTAPWHQQENVFLPGSRPPCVEDLHRQAKVNLKTALRECDKLRKDGFRSSQYYSQGPTFSDPLQSGSLQDEEDEDIDKKSITSSAEDDKSQLSMRSQTPQGCGENREGSEVDGQVVWTKATPLPTPEERMRQAAQAVPTDIVPINVTGKEFDRQASIRRSLINTDTVSRRPKKVKRRKTISGLPDNFNPDLAPPGRCGDARPHSMFIPGQYSTLGRTGSMNSMLRRSVTRDSCSQTEEVKIVPPSMRRIRAQRGQGIAAQMAGISASSSTGSISISSTDSSGIVMMPQYNGDMSRFHSLPRGARVSLSADPIYSSTPIKSEEHGTPQGRIGKLQVDDTAVHMRNAPRTGTLPRPKSQEVRGSQVSEWGGGPACVVSPHAAYSTSLIPNATMSSSTEVITLNSSGHSPPTAIVLPNGRPLSMASSINPLTSSPAPFSYSSTCPAPATSTPVTKAQSAGTATTSESGHSDSSAHSHSTLAPTPPSCIPEEQWIYDTPENVVVPHRTLTSSCSTPINQLYSSLERSSRTTTDSSSLYSQDNDGYFTSMHLDSGLRSRSHGSGHGAAVGRATRHSMYECRELANHEDSASLYSDKSLSRSISLRKSKKPPLPPARTDSLRRRPGEKKPLGGVSAISGGSESVLNESLIASLQQSLQMGLRAGKGKGASPSSPSHSPSSDYDDPWVLRPRSHSSISAGSSAASLGVHSGVVSNMYSLCQVTPAQSETSSLRSDYAESWGYYMDYPRGQADQRAQSPAATSTETVSTGVTSGDLQNNGDSNNVQSPTVQQEGAVKPKTSPDRVHRLTSPSSGYSSQSNTPTAGTPVPSFVRSMSPSGSRPKPKVPERKSSLISSVSMSSSSTSLSSNTSDSLKNPPPPPPPPLPVFSSSAPTTPLSPPPPFPAPLPPASPPAPPPPPPLPCTPPAQALSPLPPCSTSPEFPPPPSPNALIPPSSSFNGSFSPPPPPPPYPNMGPPLPPPLPPLVASSSPPSVVKTPKQQPPKEALSDNAMPSPKPLITPFALQSVQLRSVKRPDKEIDSNTDLDLNNDTKPQTFDSSLQNDTQNDCIEDVSRQSSPSPVSKLLEELSLDSSFINEYQHVNGKENYNNHDAMQISPQTSPVKQPPAVSKKPQKPFIPSVKPQPLIEQCQNQEENGHLPTEDQVDSLTKEDELKNGLQQDGETSESSEPLTESSETLTDPQEEDSNMSAPVSPELSVCTNGHDEEEEEEEGDGTSSTSGSVSSKEDDAGEVFDSSSTADSSPVRSNGASRESMVTPTPSRPRTTDDLFAVIHRSKRKVLGRSVSDDERTRPGSHPSSPPVTPTGSSTGLGSSLPRQTSSIQRSLRKSSTSSDTFKALLLKKGSRSETSFRMSAAEMLRSTDPRFQRTRSESALDPPASPGSPSSAPHSPCASPGRSKRPSEEWNRYDSLPLSSPTSPSFAFSGMKYGRSRTPPSAASSKYNARSRILSSPMTVICEREGEWGESEYNDAVDSLSALNDSNSTLSEESRS